A genomic window from Rhizobium sp. EC-SD404 includes:
- a CDS encoding DUF1428 family protein, protein MPYVDGFLLAVPKDKLEDYKAIAANAGRIWMEHGALSYVECKADDVPYGELTSFPRAVQAKDDETVIFAWITYPSREKRDEINKKVFEDERLQMDMAKMPFDTKRMIFGGFESFVEF, encoded by the coding sequence ATGCCTTACGTCGATGGATTTCTGCTCGCAGTCCCCAAGGACAAGCTCGAGGACTACAAGGCGATCGCCGCAAACGCCGGCCGCATCTGGATGGAGCACGGCGCCCTGTCCTACGTCGAATGCAAGGCCGACGACGTGCCCTATGGCGAGCTCACGTCCTTCCCACGCGCGGTGCAGGCAAAGGACGACGAAACCGTCATCTTCGCCTGGATCACCTATCCCTCCCGCGAGAAGCGCGACGAGATCAACAAGAAGGTCTTCGAGGACGAGCGCCTGCAGATGGACATGGCAAAGATGCCCTTCGACACCAAACGCATGATCTTCGGCGGCTTTGAAAGCTTCGTCGAATTCTGA
- a CDS encoding VOC family protein — MSEQTNPQEWTASIPGVIPYLASKDASAAIDFYKKAFAATEDSRMLMDDGKRIMHCQLTINDGKFMLGDAMPEYGYPWVEPQGTTLTLAVMNAREWWDRATAAGCTVVMPFEVAFWGDLYGQLKDPFGHMWAIVGPPDGR, encoded by the coding sequence ATGTCTGAACAGACCAATCCGCAGGAATGGACCGCGTCCATCCCCGGCGTCATTCCCTATCTCGCCTCCAAGGATGCGAGCGCGGCCATCGATTTCTACAAGAAGGCCTTCGCCGCAACCGAGGACAGCCGCATGCTGATGGATGACGGCAAGCGGATCATGCACTGCCAGCTCACCATCAACGACGGCAAGTTCATGCTGGGCGATGCCATGCCCGAATACGGCTATCCCTGGGTCGAGCCGCAGGGCACGACGCTGACGCTCGCCGTCATGAATGCACGCGAATGGTGGGACCGCGCCACGGCGGCCGGCTGCACCGTCGTCATGCCCTTCGAGGTCGCCTTCTGGGGCGATCTCTACGGCCAGTTGAAGGATCCCTTCGGCCACATGTGGGCCATCGTCGGCCCGCCGGACGGCCGTTGA
- a CDS encoding VOC family protein, whose protein sequence is MPTITPCLWFDDQLEEAIEFYSGIFPDAAILEATRHADGKLFVATFRLAGRDFMGLNGGPMFPFTEAISLSVACLDQAEIDRYWNALGEGGTIQQCGWLKDRYGLSWQIVPAILPKLMNDPDRAKAARVQAALMGMVKLDIAALENA, encoded by the coding sequence ATGCCCACCATCACACCCTGCCTCTGGTTCGATGACCAGCTGGAAGAAGCGATCGAGTTCTACAGCGGCATCTTCCCCGATGCCGCCATCCTCGAAGCGACCCGCCATGCCGACGGCAAGCTCTTCGTCGCAACCTTCCGCCTCGCCGGCCGCGACTTCATGGGTCTCAATGGCGGGCCCATGTTTCCCTTCACCGAGGCGATCTCGCTCTCCGTCGCCTGCCTCGACCAGGCGGAGATCGACCGGTACTGGAATGCGCTCGGTGAAGGCGGCACCATCCAGCAATGCGGCTGGCTGAAGGACCGATACGGCCTCTCCTGGCAGATCGTGCCCGCCATCCTGCCCAAACTGATGAACGATCCAGACCGCGCAAAAGCCGCCCGCGTCCAAGCCGCCCTCATGGGCATGGTCAAGCTCGACATCGCCGCCCTGGAAAACGCCTGA
- a CDS encoding PAS domain-containing methyl-accepting chemotaxis protein: MLQFLARDANAVLDALNASQAIIEFSLDGTILKANDNFCRTMGYRAEEIVGRHHRIFVDPAEAGSPDYTAFWTKLAAGQHDQQQYRRLRKDGSEVWIAASYNPVMRGAKPYKIVKFATDITAQTLQAAEDRGKLEALSRAQAVIEFTPTGKILTANANFLKAMGYELDDIVGRHHAIFCEPAYVASNAYRRFWPELAAGRFLSDEFTRIGKNGRPVFIQASYNPILDADCKVFKIVKLATDVTDRVANVESLAAALKKLSAGDLTTTLEQPFQPALERLRVDFNETSSTLRTALHTIFGAAEAITSASRSIDATSQHLARQTDAQAASVEETASALEEITVTVTDTAERARDAGGKARETRERAEQSVTVMTQAIDAMGKIRTSASEISGISGVIDEIAFQTNLLALNAGVEAARAGDAGRGFAVVAQEVRALAQRSATAAKEIKVLIHGSNDLIGRGVTLVENTGEELGAIVDRVVDVDRDLQAIAEASRQQAIGLKQINSAVNMMDQTTQQNAQMVVETSSATARLSEEAGTLFDLVADFEISGTPRSASGFRPAATAHTGSGLQRNSGTASGADIHTHQVSLRNCA; encoded by the coding sequence ATGCTGCAGTTTCTTGCGCGCGACGCGAATGCCGTTCTTGACGCACTGAACGCATCCCAGGCCATCATCGAGTTCAGCCTCGACGGCACGATCCTGAAAGCCAACGACAATTTCTGCCGCACGATGGGCTATCGCGCCGAGGAGATCGTCGGCCGCCATCACCGCATCTTCGTCGATCCGGCCGAAGCAGGAAGCCCGGACTACACCGCCTTCTGGACGAAGCTCGCCGCTGGCCAGCACGATCAGCAGCAATATCGCCGCCTGCGCAAGGATGGTTCGGAGGTCTGGATTGCGGCCTCCTACAATCCGGTCATGCGCGGCGCCAAACCCTACAAGATCGTGAAATTCGCGACCGACATCACGGCGCAGACGCTGCAGGCGGCGGAAGACCGCGGCAAGCTGGAGGCCCTGTCGCGCGCCCAGGCCGTCATCGAATTCACCCCGACCGGCAAGATCCTCACGGCGAACGCGAATTTCCTGAAGGCGATGGGCTACGAGCTCGACGATATCGTCGGCCGCCATCATGCGATCTTCTGCGAGCCCGCCTATGTCGCCTCCAACGCCTACCGGCGGTTCTGGCCGGAGCTCGCCGCAGGACGCTTCCTCTCCGACGAATTCACCCGGATCGGCAAGAACGGCCGCCCCGTCTTCATCCAGGCGTCCTACAACCCGATCCTCGATGCCGACTGCAAGGTCTTCAAGATCGTCAAGCTCGCGACCGACGTCACCGATCGCGTCGCCAATGTGGAGAGCCTCGCCGCTGCCTTGAAGAAGCTCTCGGCCGGCGATCTCACCACCACGCTGGAGCAGCCATTCCAGCCGGCGCTCGAACGCCTGCGCGTCGATTTCAACGAAACATCCTCGACGCTGAGAACGGCGCTGCACACGATCTTCGGCGCCGCCGAGGCGATCACGTCCGCCTCGCGCTCCATCGACGCCACGTCGCAGCACCTTGCACGCCAGACAGATGCGCAGGCCGCCTCGGTGGAGGAAACCGCTTCCGCGCTGGAAGAGATCACCGTCACGGTTACCGATACCGCCGAGCGCGCGCGCGATGCCGGCGGCAAGGCCCGCGAAACCCGGGAGCGCGCCGAGCAGTCCGTCACCGTGATGACGCAGGCGATCGACGCCATGGGCAAAATCCGGACATCCGCGAGCGAGATTTCCGGCATCAGCGGCGTCATCGACGAGATCGCGTTCCAGACGAACCTGCTTGCCCTCAATGCCGGCGTCGAGGCAGCGCGCGCTGGCGATGCGGGGCGCGGCTTCGCCGTCGTCGCCCAGGAAGTGCGCGCGCTCGCCCAGCGGTCCGCCACCGCCGCCAAGGAGATCAAGGTCCTCATCCACGGCTCCAACGATCTGATCGGGCGCGGCGTCACGCTCGTCGAGAACACCGGCGAGGAACTCGGCGCCATCGTCGATCGCGTCGTCGACGTCGACCGCGACCTGCAGGCCATCGCCGAAGCCTCAAGGCAGCAGGCGATCGGCCTCAAGCAGATCAACAGCGCCGTCAACATGATGGACCAGACGACGCAGCAGAACGCCCAGATGGTCGTCGAGACATCCAGCGCGACGGCCAGGCTCTCGGAAGAGGCCGGCACCCTCTTCGATCTCGTCGCCGATTTCGAGATCAGCGGCACGCCACGCTCCGCGTCCGGCTTCCGCCCCGCCGCCACCGCACATACCGGCAGCGGCTTGCAAAGGAACTCCGGCACCGCCTCCGGCGCCGACATCCACACCCACCAAGTCTCGCTGCGAAATTGCGCCTGA
- a CDS encoding SulP family inorganic anion transporter — protein MHAPVKSPRLRDPHAQPEKARFSELFKPKLVTVLEEGYRLSHFRADAVAGLTVAIVALPLSMAIAIASGATPAQGLITAIVGGFLVSLLGGSRHQIGGPAGAFIVLVAATIQAHGMGGLVLATFLSGLMLAAIGFLRLGTYIKFIPYPVTVGFTAGIAVIIFASQLTPLFGLTLGSPEPGPLLEKLPVIFAALPTISPVTAALALAAIGIVVAVRKLKPHWPGLLIAVVVTTLVSALAGLPVATIGTAFGGIPSGLPAPSLPSFDLDLVIAVLPSALAFTLLGAIESLLSAVVADGMTGRRHRSNCELVAQGVANVGASLFGGFCVTGTIARTATNVRAGAVGPVSGMLHAVFLLGFMMLAAPLASYIPLGCLAGVLAVVAWSMVEKHAFATLLRASWGDAAVLLVTFLLTIFRDLTEAIVVGFALGALIFIHRMSTATLAEPLVAEDEADGSASADEERLTQQGDVIVYRVSGALFFGAAASIGSLLDRVATSAHVLVLDLSAVPMIDSTAGEMIASIARSKKRRGGRVIITGTTGTLRRDLFAHGVAPPVVRFDRTVESALRRLKSTDPTDDGATAAQ, from the coding sequence ATGCATGCTCCGGTAAAATCGCCGCGCCTTCGCGATCCGCACGCTCAACCCGAGAAGGCGCGCTTTTCTGAGCTGTTCAAGCCGAAGCTTGTGACGGTGCTGGAGGAAGGCTACCGGCTATCCCATTTCAGGGCCGATGCCGTTGCGGGCCTGACCGTCGCCATCGTCGCCCTCCCGCTCTCCATGGCGATCGCCATCGCGTCGGGCGCGACGCCGGCGCAGGGGCTGATCACGGCCATCGTCGGCGGCTTTCTCGTCTCGCTGCTCGGCGGCAGCCGCCACCAGATCGGCGGTCCGGCCGGCGCCTTCATCGTGCTCGTCGCCGCCACCATCCAGGCCCATGGCATGGGCGGCCTCGTCCTCGCGACCTTCTTGTCCGGCCTCATGCTCGCCGCCATCGGCTTCCTGCGGCTCGGTACCTACATCAAGTTCATTCCCTACCCCGTCACGGTCGGGTTCACGGCCGGCATCGCCGTCATCATCTTCGCCAGCCAGTTGACCCCGCTTTTCGGGCTGACCCTCGGTTCGCCCGAGCCCGGGCCCCTGCTCGAGAAGCTGCCGGTGATCTTCGCGGCCCTGCCAACGATCAGCCCCGTCACGGCCGCTCTCGCCTTGGCCGCCATCGGCATCGTCGTCGCCGTCCGCAAGCTGAAACCGCACTGGCCGGGATTGCTGATCGCGGTCGTCGTCACCACGCTGGTCTCGGCGTTGGCCGGCCTGCCGGTGGCAACGATCGGCACGGCTTTCGGCGGCATTCCGTCGGGCCTGCCGGCGCCGTCCCTGCCGTCATTCGATCTCGATCTCGTCATCGCCGTCCTGCCGAGCGCGCTCGCCTTCACGCTGCTCGGCGCGATCGAGTCGCTGCTCTCGGCGGTCGTCGCCGATGGCATGACCGGCCGCCGCCACCGCTCCAACTGCGAACTGGTGGCGCAAGGGGTCGCCAATGTCGGCGCCTCGCTCTTCGGCGGGTTCTGCGTCACCGGCACCATCGCGCGCACCGCCACCAACGTACGCGCCGGCGCGGTCGGGCCCGTCTCGGGCATGCTGCACGCCGTGTTCCTGCTCGGCTTCATGATGCTTGCTGCGCCGCTCGCGAGCTACATCCCGCTCGGCTGTCTCGCCGGCGTGCTCGCCGTCGTCGCCTGGTCGATGGTGGAAAAGCACGCCTTCGCCACCCTGCTGCGCGCATCCTGGGGCGATGCGGCGGTGCTTCTCGTCACCTTCCTGCTGACCATCTTCCGCGATCTGACCGAGGCGATCGTCGTCGGCTTCGCGCTCGGCGCGCTCATCTTCATCCACCGCATGTCGACGGCAACGCTGGCCGAGCCGCTCGTCGCCGAGGATGAAGCCGATGGGTCTGCGAGCGCGGACGAAGAGCGCCTCACCCAGCAGGGCGACGTCATCGTCTACCGCGTCTCTGGCGCGCTTTTCTTCGGTGCGGCCGCATCGATCGGCAGCCTGCTCGATCGCGTCGCGACGTCGGCGCATGTCCTCGTGCTGGATCTGTCCGCCGTCCCGATGATCGATTCCACCGCCGGGGAGATGATCGCCTCCATCGCGCGCAGCAAGAAGCGCCGCGGCGGCCGTGTCATCATCACCGGCACGACCGGAACGCTGCGGCGCGATCTCTTCGCCCATGGCGTGGCGCCACCCGTCGTGCGTTTCGACCGCACCGTGGAAAGCGCACTCCGCCGCCTCAAATCCACCGACCCGACGGACGACGGCGCGACAGCCGCGCAGTGA
- the dmeF gene encoding CDF family Co(II)/Ni(II) efflux transporter DmeF yields the protein MAGQLRLDGDHDHVFLGDNHDRNEKRVWLVIALTASMMVIEIVGGAIYGSMALLADGWHMATHAAALMISAFAYLYARRHARDHRFTFGTGKFGDLAGFASAVVLGIVALLIGWESLLRLANPVPISFSQAIFVAVIGLAVNLISAWLLREDHGHHHGHSHAHGHASGHDHDHHGHDHAAHDHAPQGQSGAGVQDNNLRAAYLHVLADALTSVLAIAALVVGSLNGWIWADPLMGLVGALVIARWSVGLMRQSGGVLLDTVPEDGQLAGAIRSALSAEGGTITDLHVWQVGPGHHAAIIALACPRPQAPGHYKALLSGIRQLSHVTVEVQAMPTR from the coding sequence ATGGCCGGGCAATTGCGACTGGATGGGGACCACGACCACGTGTTCCTGGGCGACAATCACGACCGCAACGAAAAGCGCGTGTGGCTGGTCATCGCGCTGACGGCGTCGATGATGGTGATCGAGATCGTCGGCGGTGCGATCTACGGCTCGATGGCGCTGTTGGCCGATGGCTGGCACATGGCGACCCATGCGGCGGCGCTGATGATCTCGGCGTTTGCCTATCTCTATGCGCGTCGCCATGCACGCGACCACCGCTTCACCTTCGGGACGGGAAAGTTCGGCGACCTGGCGGGATTTGCCAGTGCCGTCGTGCTCGGCATCGTCGCGCTGCTGATCGGCTGGGAAAGCCTGCTGCGGCTCGCAAATCCGGTGCCGATCAGTTTCAGTCAGGCGATCTTCGTCGCGGTGATCGGGCTTGCGGTCAATCTGATCAGCGCCTGGCTACTGCGGGAAGATCACGGGCACCATCACGGTCATTCCCATGCCCATGGGCATGCTTCCGGCCACGACCACGATCATCATGGGCATGACCATGCGGCGCACGATCATGCCCCGCAGGGTCAGTCGGGTGCCGGCGTGCAGGACAACAATCTGCGCGCGGCCTATCTGCATGTGCTGGCCGATGCGCTGACTTCGGTTCTGGCGATCGCGGCACTCGTCGTCGGCAGTCTCAATGGCTGGATCTGGGCCGATCCGCTAATGGGCCTCGTCGGCGCGCTTGTCATCGCGCGCTGGTCGGTCGGTCTCATGCGGCAGTCGGGCGGCGTGCTGCTCGACACCGTGCCGGAGGATGGGCAACTCGCGGGTGCGATCCGCTCTGCGCTTTCTGCGGAAGGTGGAACGATCACCGACCTGCATGTGTGGCAGGTGGGGCCGGGGCACCACGCGGCGATCATCGCGCTTGCCTGTCCGCGACCGCAGGCGCCGGGGCACTATAAGGCACTGTTGTCCGGAATCAGGCAGCTGTCGCATGTGACGGTGGAAGTCCAGGCGATGCCGACGCGCTGA
- a CDS encoding metal/formaldehyde-sensitive transcriptional repressor produces the protein MHTQKHKDRLIGRVRRLKGQLEGVERALNGEAPCGEILRQLASIRGAISGLTAEVMEHHLREHVLEAETEADRRQGGEELMGVLRTYLK, from the coding sequence ATGCACACGCAGAAGCACAAGGACAGGCTGATCGGACGGGTGAGGCGGCTGAAGGGCCAGCTCGAAGGCGTGGAGCGTGCGCTAAACGGCGAGGCGCCCTGCGGCGAAATCCTGAGACAGCTCGCCTCTATCCGCGGCGCGATTTCCGGCCTGACGGCCGAGGTGATGGAGCACCATCTGCGCGAGCATGTGCTGGAGGCCGAGACCGAAGCGGACCGGCGCCAGGGCGGCGAAGAGCTGATGGGCGTTCTGAGGACATATCTGAAATAA
- a CDS encoding GGDEF domain-containing protein yields MDADLKLQIDALYKAAPASVMSIVGAVIALSIFWSEGIPAELMVWFVVVTATAVVHLGSAVMRHFGRPAAFTSRHWARLVCGIYGTSGVAWGAGAAFMIVHGSVEQALVVCSLITGSVTVSFPAAVYQRAYNLFQFPALLLTCGGLLASGIAYSNALAIAGVLLCGTLAMMARGLGTQLTLALKLSRENLRLVSDLQERKAALEAANRDLEIQTETDPLTGLGNRRRLMRVLRASSGALGVLLIDVDHFKSYNDTFGHAEGDTCLRRIADALSRTTIAGVTLVARYGGEEFAIVVDARDHHHVRAVAEAMRKTVEALHDEGGSALRRVVTISVGVALRGAAEDKTITQLISEADERLYDAKRAGRNRVHDGREQRPKRAAVA; encoded by the coding sequence ATGGACGCGGATCTCAAATTGCAGATCGACGCGCTCTACAAGGCCGCACCGGCTTCGGTGATGTCGATCGTGGGCGCAGTAATCGCGCTTTCGATCTTCTGGAGCGAGGGCATTCCGGCCGAGCTAATGGTCTGGTTCGTGGTGGTGACCGCGACGGCGGTGGTGCATCTCGGAAGTGCGGTCATGCGCCATTTCGGCCGGCCGGCCGCTTTCACGTCACGGCACTGGGCGCGGCTCGTCTGCGGCATTTATGGGACGTCCGGCGTGGCATGGGGCGCGGGTGCGGCGTTCATGATCGTCCATGGCAGCGTGGAGCAGGCGCTGGTGGTGTGCAGCCTGATCACCGGGTCGGTGACGGTGAGCTTTCCTGCCGCGGTCTACCAGCGGGCTTACAATCTCTTCCAGTTCCCGGCGCTTCTTCTGACCTGCGGCGGCCTTCTCGCGAGCGGGATCGCCTATAGCAATGCGCTGGCGATCGCCGGCGTGCTTCTCTGCGGGACGCTCGCGATGATGGCGCGCGGGCTCGGCACGCAATTGACGCTGGCGCTCAAGCTTTCGCGCGAAAATTTACGGCTGGTCTCCGATCTTCAGGAGCGCAAGGCAGCGCTCGAAGCGGCCAATCGTGACCTCGAGATTCAGACGGAGACGGACCCGCTAACGGGGCTCGGCAACCGGCGGCGGCTGATGCGTGTGCTGCGGGCATCCTCCGGTGCGCTCGGCGTGCTTTTGATCGATGTCGACCACTTCAAGAGCTACAACGACACCTTCGGCCATGCGGAGGGCGACACGTGCCTGCGGCGCATCGCCGATGCGCTCAGCCGCACGACGATCGCCGGCGTGACGCTCGTCGCGCGTTATGGCGGCGAGGAATTTGCGATCGTCGTCGATGCCCGCGACCATCACCATGTGCGGGCGGTGGCGGAAGCCATGCGCAAAACCGTCGAGGCACTGCATGACGAGGGCGGAAGCGCGCTTCGTCGGGTGGTGACGATCAGCGTCGGTGTGGCGCTGCGGGGTGCCGCCGAGGACAAGACCATCACCCAGCTGATCAGCGAAGCGGACGAGCGGCTCTACGACGCCAAGCGCGCCGGCCGCAACCGGGTGCATGACGGCCGCGAGCAACGCCCGAAACGGGCCGCAGTCGCCTAG
- a CDS encoding extensin family protein, translating into MLLVSCSASSVLAPPEAISTSSITPQPPAGLGWQSATYGAPPAQGLPAYESLAQGTGAGVGVSSGAGVTAPAGDLGYGSGLAVLQRGQPLPVDDAALAQMQGRPVPDGWQPGYVPSDQPQILGTLGPNGEARLAGQPSPMQSPVAPVTAQPSMIPPAAAPVYAPPSAPIAAAPPVSAPVAAVAPPVAAPPVAAAPVVQQAPEPQRVAGIFPRALNPFARAREPQSSLPAAEAACRQRLQRLGVQFTDKPAVGNGNSCGIAHPVEVSGLSGGVNVRPATLLNCQMAEAFATWVKNELAPSTRKRYLSGIETVGSMGGYSCRTMNSRRGAPMSEHSKGNAIDVGSIKLNSGRVIDVSAKGLFAFRERGLLNSVRDDGCKYFNTILGPGSDANHADHFHFDLRARRNGYRHCD; encoded by the coding sequence ATGCTGTTGGTGTCCTGCTCGGCCTCGAGCGTGCTGGCGCCGCCTGAAGCGATTTCCACGAGTTCGATCACGCCTCAGCCGCCTGCCGGACTTGGCTGGCAATCCGCGACCTATGGCGCGCCGCCCGCGCAGGGGCTGCCGGCCTATGAGAGCCTGGCACAAGGGACAGGGGCGGGAGTAGGTGTCTCGTCCGGGGCTGGCGTGACCGCGCCTGCCGGTGACCTTGGCTATGGCTCCGGCCTTGCGGTGCTGCAGCGCGGGCAACCGCTGCCGGTCGACGATGCGGCACTTGCCCAGATGCAGGGGCGGCCCGTGCCGGACGGGTGGCAGCCCGGCTATGTTCCATCCGACCAGCCGCAGATCCTCGGCACGCTGGGCCCGAACGGCGAGGCCCGGCTTGCAGGCCAGCCGAGCCCGATGCAAAGCCCGGTGGCGCCCGTCACCGCCCAGCCTTCTATGATTCCGCCTGCAGCGGCACCGGTCTATGCGCCGCCATCGGCGCCGATCGCCGCGGCTCCTCCCGTTTCGGCGCCGGTCGCGGCCGTTGCGCCTCCCGTTGCCGCGCCGCCGGTTGCGGCAGCGCCGGTCGTGCAGCAGGCGCCAGAGCCGCAGCGGGTCGCCGGGATCTTTCCGCGGGCGCTCAACCCGTTTGCCCGAGCGCGCGAACCGCAGAGCAGCCTGCCTGCGGCGGAAGCGGCCTGCCGGCAGCGACTGCAGCGGCTCGGCGTGCAGTTCACCGACAAGCCGGCCGTCGGCAACGGCAATTCCTGCGGGATCGCGCATCCGGTCGAGGTTTCGGGGCTTTCGGGCGGGGTGAACGTGCGGCCCGCGACGCTGCTCAACTGCCAGATGGCGGAGGCCTTTGCGACCTGGGTGAAGAACGAACTCGCGCCTTCGACGCGCAAGCGTTACCTCTCGGGAATCGAAACGGTCGGCTCCATGGGCGGCTATTCGTGCCGGACGATGAATTCGCGCCGGGGCGCGCCGATGTCGGAACACTCCAAGGGCAACGCGATCGACGTCGGCTCGATCAAGCTGAATTCGGGCCGGGTGATCGATGTCAGCGCCAAGGGGTTGTTCGCGTTTCGCGAGCGCGGGCTGCTGAACTCGGTGCGCGACGATGGCTGCAAATACTTCAACACGATCCTGGGTCCCGGATCGGACGCCAACCACGCCGACCATTTTCATTTCGATCTGCGGGCGCGTCGCAACGGCTATCGGCATTGCGACTGA
- a CDS encoding acyl-CoA thioesterase produces MDEAPRPTGELTLRTLAMPADLNAAGDIFGGWVMAQMDLASGIRAAERARGRVVTAAVNEMAFAMPVKIGDTLCIYTEVAKVGRTSITLTVEAWAQRYLSDRMDKVTDATFVMVALDETGKPTPVPA; encoded by the coding sequence ATGGACGAAGCCCCGAGACCGACCGGCGAACTGACGCTCAGAACGCTCGCCATGCCCGCCGATCTCAATGCCGCCGGCGATATCTTCGGCGGCTGGGTCATGGCGCAGATGGACCTTGCCTCCGGTATCCGTGCCGCCGAGCGCGCCAGGGGCCGCGTCGTCACCGCCGCCGTCAACGAAATGGCCTTCGCCATGCCGGTCAAGATCGGCGACACGCTCTGCATCTACACCGAAGTCGCAAAAGTCGGCCGCACCTCCATCACCCTCACCGTCGAAGCCTGGGCCCAGCGCTACCTTTCCGACCGCATGGACAAGGTCACCGACGCCACCTTCGTCATGGTCGCACTCGACGAAACCGGCAAACCGACGCCCGTCCCGGCGTGA
- a CDS encoding alpha/beta fold hydrolase, with protein MNALIGRARTIPTPEPRMSVAYTPVTLPMAGRTPLELRVTAPAEGEDLPIVLLSHGGGPSHYIPSKDGYAPLAQFWAERGLAVIQPTHGNSKVAGLPRDAPGAPFFWRERIAEMTTILDRLAEVEGQAKAVAGRLDHRRIAVAGHSFGGHTVGLLLGARLQGESFADPRIAAGVLLAAPGRGGKDLTADSAARFPFFDVDFATMTTRSLVVCGAEDDPHFTPRGPDWHADAFHDGAGAEALVTVQGVGHGLGGIAGLDAKETEVEAPDSLEVTRRLTLAWLRTVLGVDAEAWPAAIASLDGPAGALAQVRLAARA; from the coding sequence ATGAACGCCTTGATCGGCCGCGCGCGGACCATTCCGACGCCTGAGCCACGGATGAGTGTGGCTTACACGCCCGTGACCCTGCCCATGGCGGGGCGCACACCGCTCGAACTGCGCGTGACGGCGCCGGCGGAAGGCGAGGATCTGCCGATCGTGCTTCTGTCGCACGGGGGCGGGCCTTCGCACTACATTCCCTCCAAGGATGGCTATGCGCCGCTTGCGCAATTCTGGGCCGAGCGGGGGTTGGCGGTGATTCAGCCGACGCATGGGAACTCCAAGGTGGCCGGCCTGCCGCGCGATGCGCCCGGCGCACCGTTCTTCTGGCGCGAGCGCATAGCGGAGATGACGACGATCCTCGACCGGCTGGCCGAGGTGGAAGGGCAGGCGAAGGCCGTGGCGGGGCGCCTCGACCACCGGCGCATCGCAGTCGCCGGCCATTCCTTCGGCGGTCACACGGTCGGCCTGCTGCTCGGCGCGCGATTGCAAGGCGAGAGCTTTGCCGATCCGCGCATCGCGGCCGGGGTGCTCCTGGCTGCGCCGGGGCGCGGCGGCAAGGATCTGACGGCCGACAGTGCGGCGCGCTTTCCGTTCTTCGACGTGGATTTCGCGACGATGACGACGCGCAGTCTCGTGGTCTGCGGCGCAGAGGACGATCCGCATTTCACGCCGCGCGGGCCGGACTGGCACGCCGACGCCTTTCACGATGGAGCAGGGGCGGAGGCTCTCGTCACCGTGCAGGGCGTCGGTCACGGGCTCGGTGGCATCGCGGGGCTGGATGCGAAGGAAACGGAGGTGGAGGCGCCCGACAGCCTGGAGGTGACGCGGCGGCTGACGCTTGCATGGCTGCGCACCGTTCTCGGCGTTGACGCCGAAGCCTGGCCGGCGGCCATCGCCTCGCTCGACGGGCCGGCGGGGGCATTGGCGCAGGTGAGGTTGGCCGCACGCGCCTGA
- a CDS encoding SDR family oxidoreductase, which produces MPRILITGASSGFGRATAELFLARGYEVFATMRNPTPGGEADAMAEQEGLPGRLHVLPLDVTDEASIARAVKEAGVLDALVNNAGVGMLNVLEGVDMAKARELFETNVIGAMAVTQAVLPGMRARGSGVIVNISSSVTLRPLPALSVYSASKAALNAFTESLALETAQFGIRTRLILPGSAPTTAFGKNAMARMGMEVPAPYKAFVEENFAALRSAPEKTYADDVAQAVWRAVTEPDAPMRLPAGADAERLFRETTADAA; this is translated from the coding sequence ATGCCCAGAATTCTCATCACCGGTGCTTCGTCCGGCTTCGGTCGCGCGACGGCTGAGCTGTTTCTCGCCCGAGGCTATGAGGTGTTCGCGACCATGCGTAACCCGACGCCGGGTGGGGAGGCCGACGCGATGGCCGAGCAGGAGGGGCTGCCCGGTCGGCTGCACGTGCTGCCGCTCGACGTGACGGATGAAGCGAGCATCGCGCGGGCGGTCAAGGAGGCGGGTGTGCTCGATGCGCTGGTCAACAATGCCGGGGTGGGCATGCTCAACGTGCTGGAGGGCGTCGACATGGCCAAGGCGCGCGAGCTTTTCGAGACCAATGTGATCGGCGCGATGGCGGTGACCCAGGCGGTGCTGCCCGGAATGCGCGCACGGGGATCGGGCGTGATTGTCAACATCAGTTCGAGCGTGACGCTGCGGCCGCTTCCGGCGCTCTCGGTCTATAGCGCGAGCAAGGCCGCCCTCAACGCGTTCACGGAAAGCCTTGCGCTGGAGACGGCGCAGTTCGGTATCCGCACGCGGCTCATACTGCCCGGATCGGCGCCGACGACCGCTTTCGGCAAAAATGCCATGGCGCGGATGGGGATGGAGGTGCCTGCGCCCTACAAGGCATTCGTCGAGGAAAACTTCGCGGCGCTGCGCAGTGCGCCCGAGAAGACGTATGCCGACGACGTGGCGCAGGCGGTTTGGCGGGCGGTGACGGAGCCGGATGCCCCGATGCGGTTGCCGGCGGGCGCCGATGCGGAGCGGCTCTTCCGCGAAACGACGGCCGATGCGGCTTGA